CGTTTCCGGAGCCTCATTCCCAGCTACATCCGGGATTCTactgttgctgttattgtttacgATATTACGAGTGGGTATTCTGGGATTTTGTGAGTTCCGGGAaagtggggaaggggaaaggccTAAGAACCTTCCGAGATTCTTAGACCCTCCCTATGCCTTTTCTCTATAGACATTAACACCTTCTACCAGACCACCAGGTGGATCCGTGACGTTCGGACAGAGCGAGGTGGGGATATCATCATCATGTTGGTGGGGAACAAGAACGACCTGGGCCATAAGAGGTGAGAGGCTCAAGGCCTGTGGCTTGTGAGTAGAGACTTAGGACCTCTTCACCTAGTGTTTGAGCTCTACACACGCCTGCATGATGGGAGGGGGAGTTACCAGGATGTAGGAGCCAGAGTCTTGGGGCTGCCACTTCTGGGGTTCTTGGCCCAAGCTGAAAAGCAGGCAGAATGGGTTCGGGTGGCTCTTAGACTTCTGCTGAGAGGAATATCGGGCCCTCTCTTAATGACTGTCttgggaaaaaaatgtttctgggGCAAAAGGGGTCTTTTATACCTCCATGTCTGAACTTATCCCTCTCTGGTCTATCCAGGGAAGTTTCATCAGAGGAGGGAAAACAAAAAGCCAAGGACCTGAATGTCATGTTTATCGAGACTAGTGCCAAAACTGGGTACAACGTCAAGCAGGTAACACTTGGTTCTCCTTCCCTTGAAGGCAGGCCCATTGCAATCCACCCTTGGCTAGTTgatgtttgctgtcttggagaaaaGGCGGGAGCTCGGTTGCCCATTCTGTCCCAGATGCAAACCCTGAAACTATGATGAGGGAGATAACACTGCCCTTTGTCCACATGCTGGGCCCAAGATCccattcctccctctcctctgtgTCATTCCCGACAGTCCTCCCGAAACAAATCAGAATCAAGCTGTACGTATATGTGGACACGTATGGATGGATCATTATGTATGTTTGCCCATCCCTAGCTCTTCCGGAGAGTGGCTTCTGTCCTGCCTTTCATGAATAGTGTCCCAGAGGAAAGCAGTGGCGAACGTATCCTGTTTCCCAGCCCAGTGAGGGGCCGGAGGGGAAAGGCGGGGGAGACATAGAAGGCAACTTGGTTGGGGAAAAGATCCCACTTTTGGCAACTGGGAAGAAGAAAGTAGAAGTGAGTTTACTCACTTGAGCCCAGAGGACTTGCCTGCCTGGTTCCCCTTTCAACCTGGCCTGCCcctgagagatacagagacagaaagacagagggagcagagacagagagacacagaacagagacagagagagacacagggagacagacagaaagacacagggagcagagacagagagagacacagggagcagagacagagaggcacagagaacagagacagagagagacacagggagacagagacagaaagacacagggagcagagacagagagagaaacagggagcagagacagagagagacacagggagacagagacagagagacacagggagcagagacagagagacacagggagcagagacagagagacacagggagCAGAGACAGAAAGGACAAAATTCGGAGACAGAAGGTCCAGTTTACCCCACTgagcctcccctccccttccccccacttctcCTGACAGTCCAGGAGTTCCCTCCCTCCTCtgccccactcccacccccacgcCACTGCTCGGGAACTTCCTTAACTCCTTCCCCAGTGGTGGAGATCACTCTGGAGAAGGCGAGTGAGCCCCCTGCTGAGGGCGGCGGCGGCTGCTCCTGCTAAGAAGCCAGCCCCACTCGGGGTAGCCCGCCACCCCCACTTTGCGGTGGGCGGGCTCTACTTAGCGGATCTGAACCTCGCGCTCCTAGTTTTGCTGCCCCCTCCGAGGTCCATCATCTCAGTCTGTCCCTCGCCTCTCTTTCCCGGGCGCTGCTCCCGCAGTCCGGCTCAGCTGGAACCCGCGGAGCCGGCCAGCTTGACCCCAGAGGAGGCCGGGGAGTGACACTGGATTTCCGGAGGCCGAGCTTTCCCAGCGCGGTCCTGATGGCCTCCAGCCTTCCCTCCTCATCGGGGTGGGGAGGTCTCCATCAGCCCTCAGCCTCTAGCTGCCCGgatcttctctgtttcattcGCTTCTTTAATAAATGGCTTAGCATCGCCCCCggcccccccctccccgccctgTCCCTCTTCCCCTCCGGGCCGCCCACCCCCTCCTTTCTGAAAGCCTCGCCCCCTGGGCCCGACGGCCGCAGAAGCTCGGagcgccccctcccctccccctacgATCGGTTGGGTGGGAACCTCACAGGTGTCCCTGAGGTGGGGGGCAGCAGTAAGGAAGGGGAGCGAACAAAGTCCGGAGGTCCCGAAGTAAACAAACCCACTCCTCCCGGCAACCCCGTGACTTTTAGAGCGGCCAATCACAAGAGAGCCGCGGAAATGGACCTCTCCGGGTGACCAATAGAAGCGAGCCGTCGAGGCTCAGCCAATCGGCTCCCGCCGTGGGGCTCGCGCCCATATCCCATAAGTCTCTTCTCTGGCCCAATCGTAATTTGCGAGGCGAGATTGCCTAACTCTAAATGCCAGACTGTGACAGTCGGGGCTGTAACGGGGCAGGGATCCCGCTGTCCCCCTGCCCATCCGGCCTCTCTCTCGGCCTTGAACGTCAGCCGTCTCTTATCCCCCCCCGGCTAAGGCCTCTGACTGCCTGCGTGTTCGGGCAGCTCGTTCCCAAATAAACGAGCGCCGCTTCTGCGTCTGCCCGAGCCTTCTCTCCTCCCAGCAAGCCTGTCCAGCTTCCCGACAAGACCATCTTCCGAGCCATCCCAAACGGTGTGAAAGAGAAGGATGGCATAAGAAATATAGGGGTGCACAGGGCCCTGCACCCCGCCTAGCCAGACCCCTCCCACTGTGCAAAAGAGTAGGGGCTCAGGAAGCCACTCGATTGCAGGAACAAATACGGTTCACACTCCAGAGGTGGAGGTGGAGGCAAGACGATGGCAGACCCAGAGAGAGGGTAGGAGTTAAGCAGCCTAATTTCAGCTCTTGGGTAAGTAAAGGAAAGGAGATAGAAGTGAGGGTTTCACAGCCCCAGGGAAGGCTGGGAGCTAAGGGGATGGGGTCACCCTCATTCAGGTGAAGTTTCCATCACACATGGTGCACCACAATGGCTTTCTTTGGCCTAAGCAGCTGTAGAATGacaccccccccccatcccatCCCAATTACCTCCTGGCCAGACAACGGGTAGACCAGAAGGCCATCAGCGACAT
This is a stretch of genomic DNA from Sminthopsis crassicaudata isolate SCR6 chromosome X, ASM4859323v1, whole genome shotgun sequence. It encodes these proteins:
- the RAB41 gene encoding ras-related protein Rab-41; the encoded protein is MAQLPPSERTGITMQPGRTYRDAATRTDDFYDFGLASRKFKMVFLGEQSVGKTSLITRFVYDSFDNNYQATIGIDFLSKTMYLEDRSIRLQLWDTAGQERFRSLIPSYIRDSTVAVIVYDITNINTFYQTTRWIRDVRTERGGDIIIMLVGNKNDLGHKREVSSEEGKQKAKDLNVMFIETSAKTGYNVKQLFRRVASVLPFMNSVPEESSGELVEITLEKASEPPAEGGGGCSC